A section of the Methanoregula formicica SMSP genome encodes:
- a CDS encoding METTL5 family protein, producing MKLKQLEMALQRLSGFPRPKAAFEQYQTPAPLAARLLYHALMKGDIEGKQVVDLGCGTGMLAIGAALLGAESVTGVDIDERALVVAQENARLLDAEVTFLPADLREGGCEGRIGTCDTVVMNPPFGAQKAHADRPFIDCALSVADVTYSIFNAGSIPFVEAYTAQRAEVTEMIGGAFPIKRTFAFHTKDVQEIEVEILRLKRTV from the coding sequence ATGAAGCTCAAACAGCTCGAAATGGCACTCCAGCGCCTTTCCGGCTTCCCCCGCCCGAAGGCTGCGTTCGAACAGTACCAGACACCGGCACCCCTTGCTGCCCGGCTCCTCTACCACGCCCTGATGAAGGGGGATATTGAGGGGAAACAGGTCGTTGACCTTGGGTGCGGTACCGGGATGCTCGCCATCGGGGCCGCCCTGCTCGGGGCCGAATCTGTTACGGGAGTGGATATTGACGAGCGAGCCCTTGTCGTTGCACAAGAGAACGCCCGGCTCCTCGATGCTGAAGTCACGTTCCTCCCAGCTGACCTGCGGGAGGGGGGTTGCGAGGGACGGATCGGCACCTGCGATACGGTTGTCATGAACCCGCCGTTCGGTGCCCAGAAGGCCCACGCGGACCGGCCGTTCATCGACTGCGCTTTATCGGTTGCAGATGTTACCTACAGCATCTTTAATGCAGGGTCAATCCCATTTGTTGAAGCATATACTGCACAACGGGCAGAGGTCACCGAGATGATCGGCGGAGCGTTTCCCATCAAACGCACCTTTGCCTTCCACACAAAAGACGTGCAGGAGATCGAGGTCGAGATCTTACGGCTGAAACGGACTGTGTAA
- the hpt gene encoding hypoxanthine/guanine phosphoribosyltransferase — translation MLDRLVESLETCPMVKRGEYNYFIHPITDGVPIVDPALLRDVAAAMVKVMDLNNVDKIVVVEAMGIHIGSVLSTMTDIPMTVMRKRVYNLPHEVPVHQTTGYSKGELYLNGVYKGDRVVIIDDVVSTGGTMKALLKALEIAGAEVVDVCIAIQRGDPNIGRPYKSLVKIEVDERVHVVQRYI, via the coding sequence ATGCTTGACAGACTCGTTGAATCCCTTGAGACCTGCCCCATGGTGAAACGCGGGGAGTACAACTACTTCATCCACCCGATCACCGATGGCGTACCGATTGTCGATCCCGCCCTGCTCCGCGACGTGGCTGCGGCCATGGTCAAGGTGATGGACTTAAACAACGTGGACAAGATCGTTGTCGTCGAGGCTATGGGCATCCACATCGGGTCCGTCCTCTCCACCATGACTGACATCCCGATGACAGTGATGCGGAAGCGGGTGTACAACCTCCCGCACGAGGTCCCGGTCCACCAGACTACCGGCTATTCAAAGGGCGAACTGTACCTGAATGGCGTGTACAAGGGAGACCGCGTTGTCATCATTGACGATGTCGTGAGCACGGGCGGCACGATGAAAGCTCTCTTAAAGGCCCTGGAGATTGCGGGCGCCGAAGTCGTGGATGTCTGCATCGCGATCCAGCGGGGCGATCCCAATATCGGCCGGCCCTACAAGTCCCTCGTGAAGATTGAGGTGGACGAGCGGGTCCATGTTGTCCAGCGGTATATCTGA
- a CDS encoding MFS transporter, whose product MAAVREAHATPLHEVVDVPSKWPFVILMIASILRAWAVFAAITYLPMYLVSQGYSLVMASTALTLMLLTGVAGQVAGGHISDRVGRKEFMVFALAGAVPLFYLFFATSGILQLVILLCFGFCLWSTFAVAVAMSHELLPGNVGLASGVMLGLAIGFGGLGVAVNGMIADTYSLAAAIGTIPLPIIGAVILMALLPYPWKTLGKSWGHQARN is encoded by the coding sequence ATGGCCGCGGTACGCGAAGCCCATGCCACCCCCCTTCATGAGGTTGTCGACGTGCCATCGAAATGGCCGTTTGTCATCCTGATGATCGCGTCTATCCTCCGGGCATGGGCGGTTTTTGCGGCTATCACCTACCTGCCGATGTATCTCGTTTCTCAGGGATACAGCCTTGTGATGGCAAGCACAGCCCTGACCCTGATGCTCCTGACCGGTGTTGCCGGGCAGGTTGCCGGGGGACACATCTCTGACCGGGTCGGGAGAAAGGAGTTCATGGTCTTTGCCCTTGCAGGAGCGGTGCCGCTCTTCTACCTCTTCTTTGCCACATCAGGCATCCTGCAGCTTGTCATCCTCCTCTGCTTCGGGTTCTGCCTGTGGTCGACTTTTGCGGTGGCCGTAGCCATGTCCCATGAGCTCCTGCCCGGCAACGTCGGCCTTGCTTCCGGCGTAATGCTCGGTCTTGCCATCGGCTTTGGAGGCCTTGGCGTTGCCGTCAACGGTATGATCGCTGACACCTATTCGCTTGCAGCAGCGATCGGGACCATCCCGCTGCCGATCATCGGGGCAGTGATCCTGATGGCACTCCTGCCCTACCCGTGGAAGACGCTGGGTAAAAGTTGGGGACACCAGGCAAGGAACTGA
- the dph2 gene encoding diphthamide biosynthesis enzyme Dph2, whose protein sequence is MLSSGISELIQELKTRGARRVALQFPEGLKRKAARYAAGLREAGFDVMVSGDPCYGACDLALDTLADADVLVHVGHTPVDNRDRVIFIPYSVDFDVTILEKALPLLKEKTVSLVTTVQHVHLVPAMEEFLRSRGIDTRVAEGKGRTPCRGQVLGCSFSAAKDAGADEILYVGTGLFHPIGIALSTKKRVVALDPLSGICSEVSGETLLRRRFAIIEKAKAAKNTAIILSTKSGQARKELAEGLAALSPGAVIVTMQEVSPDELTNLGFGCYVNTACPRLAYDDQVRFPVPVLSPQEFEIVCGKRRWDDYTVDEIP, encoded by the coding sequence ATGTTGTCCAGCGGTATATCTGAACTCATTCAGGAACTGAAGACGAGGGGGGCCCGCCGGGTTGCCCTCCAGTTCCCGGAAGGGCTGAAACGGAAGGCTGCGAGGTACGCAGCAGGGCTCAGGGAGGCCGGGTTCGATGTCATGGTCAGCGGCGACCCGTGTTACGGTGCCTGCGACCTTGCACTCGATACCCTTGCGGATGCTGACGTGCTCGTCCATGTCGGGCACACCCCGGTCGATAACCGGGACCGGGTCATCTTCATCCCGTATTCTGTTGACTTTGATGTCACGATCCTCGAAAAAGCCCTCCCGCTCCTGAAGGAAAAGACCGTCAGCCTTGTCACCACCGTCCAGCACGTCCACCTTGTCCCGGCCATGGAGGAGTTTCTCCGTTCGCGGGGTATCGATACCCGGGTTGCGGAGGGAAAGGGAAGGACCCCCTGCCGGGGCCAGGTGCTCGGCTGTTCGTTCTCCGCTGCAAAAGACGCGGGGGCGGATGAGATCCTCTACGTGGGCACCGGCCTCTTCCACCCCATCGGGATTGCACTCTCGACAAAGAAACGGGTCGTAGCTCTCGACCCGCTCTCGGGGATCTGTTCGGAAGTGAGCGGCGAGACCCTGCTCCGCCGGCGGTTTGCCATCATCGAGAAAGCAAAGGCGGCAAAAAACACCGCAATCATCCTCAGCACCAAGTCCGGGCAGGCAAGGAAAGAGCTTGCAGAGGGGCTTGCTGCCCTCTCGCCCGGTGCCGTCATCGTCACGATGCAGGAGGTGAGCCCGGACGAGCTCACGAACCTCGGCTTTGGCTGTTACGTGAACACGGCCTGTCCCCGGCTTGCCTACGACGACCAGGTACGGTTCCCGGTCCCCGTCCTCTCCCCGCAGGAGTTTGAAATCGTCTGTGGGAAACGGAGATGGGACGACTACACCGTCGACGAGATCCCATGA
- a CDS encoding MFS transporter, with protein sequence MKNTITGLAAAHMITDIYMPVLPAILPLLIAQNGYSYLTAGLLVTAYNVTSSFTQPVVGWLSDKRGLTISVSISLFISAIFVALMGVVHDYYLVMAFAVLAALGHACFHPTALSLVSRLCSAENRGRITSYFVVGGNLGYAIGPVLAGILVWWLGLPGLVLLIIPALVMLIVLRRLLPGGWPRYAKPMPPPFMRLSTCHRNGRLSS encoded by the coding sequence GTGAAGAACACCATCACAGGACTTGCCGCTGCCCACATGATCACCGACATCTACATGCCGGTGCTCCCCGCGATCCTGCCGCTCCTGATCGCCCAGAACGGTTACTCCTACCTCACTGCCGGGCTGCTCGTGACGGCCTACAACGTCACGTCATCGTTCACCCAGCCGGTCGTTGGCTGGCTCTCCGACAAGCGCGGCCTGACCATCAGCGTGAGTATCAGCCTCTTCATCAGCGCTATTTTTGTTGCCCTCATGGGAGTCGTGCACGACTATTACCTGGTGATGGCCTTTGCGGTCCTCGCTGCCCTGGGCCATGCGTGCTTCCACCCAACCGCATTAAGTCTCGTCAGCCGACTGTGTTCTGCAGAAAACCGGGGCAGGATCACCTCCTACTTCGTGGTCGGGGGAAATCTCGGCTATGCCATCGGTCCAGTACTGGCCGGTATCTTGGTCTGGTGGCTGGGGCTGCCCGGGCTGGTGCTCCTCATCATCCCCGCCCTTGTCATGCTCATTGTCCTCCGGCGCCTCCTGCCGGGGGGATGGCCGCGGTACGCGAAGCCCATGCCACCCCCCTTCATGAGGTTGTCGACGTGCCATCGAAATGGCCGTTTGTCATCCTGA